The genome window ACCTACTCGCCTTCCGGTTCACTGGCTAGGATAAACCCCATTGCTCGCTGGATCTCATCGCGCGATCCGAGCAGCACCACGATATCGCCTGCAAAGAGTTTTGTTTTGTCCGATGGATTAGATTCGGTGACCCCGCCTCTGGTCAACGCAATGATGGAGGCACCGGTTTTCGGACGTAGCGCGAGTTGGAGCAGTGTCTGGCCGACCGCCGGGGAATGTTCCTCGATCCTACAGGTTTCTACTTCCACATCAGCCAGAGTGCCACCGCGAAGGTGGTGTGCCAGCTCGGGCAGTTCGCTTCGTCGGAGGAGGGCGTACCCCTCTCGACGGACCTGCTCGGCCTTCCGCATGACGAAGTCTTGCGGCATGTTGTAGGTACGCAACACGAGCGCGAAGATCTCGATGGATGTCTCAAATTCTTCAGGTACCACATCATCGGCTCCCAGTTGGTGGAGTTCTTCCAACTCGCGCAAGTAGCGGGTTCGCACGACGATATGAATCTTGGGGTTCAAGCTTCGGGCGACTTGTACGGCCCGGCGAGCCATGAAGGGGTCGGAAATCGCGACGACCAGTACCCGCGCATTTTCGATCTTCACGTGCCGTAAGACATTGGGGTTTGTGGCATCTCCATAGTACAGTGGGAGTCCGTGTGCCGCTTCTCGGCGGACAGTATCCCCGTCCAAATCCAATGCAATATAAGGGACTTCCGTCTCGCCCAATACTCGAGCCAGATTCCGCCCGTTTAATCCGTATCCCACAATGATGACATGGTCCTTGATCCGGAGATGCCGCCCTTCCGTTTCCAATACATGGGCCGCGGTCTGTCTGGGAAACCAGTGACGAAGTCGCTGGATGGCCTCGACCCGGCGACCGATATGCGGCGACAGTTGCATGAGGAACGGCGTGATAATCATTGAGCAGACCGAAACAGCCAGAAAAATCTGATAGGGTGCCCCTGAGAGGAGATTGTCGTCTTGTCCCACTTGCGCCAGGATGAAGCTGAACTCTCCCACCTGTGCCAGAGCGATTCCGGTCATCACGGCGGAGCGAGGTGGCATGGATACGGCCAGCACAGCTGCCGCCCCGGTTACGAACTTCACAAGAAGGACGAAAATTAAGAGGCCGATGACCACCATAGGGTATTCAAGCAAGATGCGCCAATCCATCAGGATCCCGATGGAGACGAAAAATAGGCTATTGAAACTATCCCGAAAGGGTAAGACTTCGGCAATGGCCTGATGGCTGTACTCAGACTCCGAAATCACGAGTCCGGCGATGAAGGCACCGAGGGCCAGGGACAGTCCTCCGAGTGACGTCAGCCAGGCGATCCCGAGGCACATGACGATCACCGTCAGAAGAAACAGTTCTCGGCTTCTGCTGCGAACAATGTGTTCCAGGAGTTTCGGAACGGCGAACCATGCGCCTGCGACGATACAAACGACGACCAGGATGGACTTGCCCAACGTGAACAACACGGAGCTCAGCGTACCGTCGCTGGGGCTGGCGAGAATGGGTGTGAGCAAGATCATGGGGACCACGGCTAAATCCTGGAACACAAGAATACCGATCGTAGCCCGTCCATGGGGTGAGTCGCTGTCACCACTGGCTGCCAGCGCTTTCAGCACAATCGCGGTGCTGCTGAGTGACAGGAGGAACCCCCAGAAAATGGCCTGTGGTGTCGGCAAGCCTGCCAACAATCCTCCTGCCAGCGCAATGGCGATGACGCCTCCGACTTGAATCGGAGCCGCGATAAGGAGGAGTCGGCGAAGCGAGGCCAGATGTTTTAATGAAAATTCAATGCCGATCGTGAAGAGTAGCAAGACGATCCCGATTTCCGCCAAGACCTGCACAGTCTCGATATCGGAAATAAGGTTCAGTCCATGTGGGCCGGCCAACGCCCCTGCAACGAGAAATCCGGCGATCGAAGGCAACCGAAATTGGTGGAAGAGGAACACCACGGCGATCGAGACCGTGTAAATGAGGAGTAAATTTCCAAGGACACCATAGTCGGTCATCTTACTGGTTCATCTCACCTGTGGTAAGTCAACGATTCTGTCAATTGATGGTTCTGCTGAAGTATCGCTCCAGCCGGACTATGCTCACGACCAATCAGCTATCACGGAAGTGATACGCAGGATACCTGAGCGCGCCATGCGGGACAAGGCAAAGCTGGATATATGGGTGTGAAATGCGTGTGAAGAGAGGGGAGTCCTTCTAATAATCTCGACCCTGTTCCGTTGGCAAGAACAAGGGATCAGTCGGCATAGAAGACAATAGACGGGACGGATGCAATTTCAGTGTGTGCGGTTCCTGAAAGGACGCTCCAGCCTGAGTTTCCCCCCTCCAAAGAGGCATAGACGAAAAAAGAGGGCATTCCGTAGGGTAGGGGCACCATAGACTAGGCAACCACGGCGTGTGCTTCGGGATCTGGAGGTGCCACATGCGACTGAACCATACATTGTGTCTCTCGGCAGTAATCCTCGCAGTTGCCTCTGGGGCCGCGGCCTTTGATGATTCGACTTCCGGAAGCGCGACGACCTGGGAGTGTCAACAAACAGACGGTAGCTATCTGTATACCAACAGAGAGAAAGATGGGTGTTCTGTGTTGATACTCAAGCCGATTTCCGTCGTGCCCGGTTTGGAGAATATGCCCACTGCTCCACGAACTCTGACCACCGGCGCAGCCCACTATGGGGTGTCCCCCCGCCAGGATCATTCGTCTGAGATGATTGTACATCAGGTGCCGGACTGGGCGAGGGACTGGCATGCAGGCATTGCATCGTCCGGCTCCGTTCAGCAGGAAGTCTGTGCACTCTATTCAGAATGGATGCATCTGGTGCAGAGGACGCGAGGAGGATTTTTCTTTGGGTCTGATCCGTCCTATGGGGGAGATATTACCGGGCGCAATCAGCGTGGACCAAGCTACTCATTTTACGATAATGCCCGCTATATTGCCTTGTCGAGACTGTTCGGGACGGGATTTGTGCCAATCGGATGCTATTAAGCGCCGATTGGCTGCGTCAGGTTCGATAGAACTCCCGGTACCACTGCACAAATCGAGGAATTCCCACTTCGATCGGGGTGGTCGGTTTGAAGCCGACATCGGTGGTGAGATCGTCGATATCGGCGTACGTCGCTGGAACGTCTCCCGGTTGCAACGGCAACAGCCTCTTGTCAGCTTTCTTCCCCAATGCCTTCTCCAGCACTTCGATGAAGTGCAGCAGTTCAACAGGCCGGTGATTACCGATATTGTAGATTCTGGCGGGAGCCGAGCTCGTTCCTGGATCCGGCTTCTCTCCTGACCATGCTGCGTTGGCCGTTGCCGGATGATCAAGCGTCCGGATGACACCATCGACGATGTCGTCCACATAGGTAAAATCGCGTTGCATCTTCCCTTGGTTGAACACATCAATCGGTCTACCTTCCACGATCGCTTTGGTAAAGATGAAGAGGGCCATATCGGGCCGGCCCCAAGGACCATAGACGGTAAAAAATCGAAGACCGGTGCAGGGCAGTCGATAGAGATGGGCATAACAGTGCGCCATCAGCTCGTTGGCTTTCTTACTGGCGGCATAGAGCGACACCGGGTGGTCGACGTTATCATGAATAGAAAACGGCATGTGAGTGTTGCCACCATACACGGAGCTGGAGGACGCGTAGACGAGGTGGTCGATCCCAGCGTGTCGACAGCCTTCGAGAATATTCATAAACCCTTCGATGTTGCTCTCGGTGTAGGCGTGAGGGTTCACGAGTGAATAGCGCACACCGGCTTGAGCGGCGAGATGCACGACTCGTCGTATCGTTTTATCCGCGAAGAGGTCGCGCATGCCCTGTCGGTCAGCGAGATCCAGCTTGACGAAGCTGAATCGCTCACGTGCTGTCAATTGTGCGAGGCGAGCTTCTTTTAACCGGACGTCGTAGTAATCGTTGATGTTATCGAGACCGATGACGTGTTCGCCCCTATCCAGCAGACGAGTGGCCACGTGAAATCCTATGAATCCGGCGGCTCCCGTGACCAGAATAGTTGGCTGTTGGTTGCTCATGTGCGATTCTCCTGCAAAAATGAATACTTAGTGCTGTTTTTCATGCTTCATGAATGGCGGGTGGCCATGGTCGAGACAATACAAATTTATTGGAGCGAGGGCATCAGCCGATGAGATGACGTGAATCTCGCCTTGACTCGTTACTCGATAGAGATCGAGGACATGGGCACGATGATAGCGACATTCTTGAGAATCAAGAAGGCCTTTCAATTTCTGGGGATCTTCCCAGTGAGACGTCAGGAGTGCGGTTCGGGCAGGATTGCGGTGGCTGAACATGAAGGACAGGTGATCCGGATACCAGTCCGCGCCTCCAGTCGCATAGGAAACAAACAATCGCGCATGGGCGGCGGCACAGAGTTCGGCAAGGTAGGCGTTGGTAAGATAGCCGTTCTCGCCGACATCCAACCATGTTCCGGGGTGAGACAGCGGTGCGTGGGCAGCATGGCTTCTGATTTCGAGCAGTTGCTGCTGCGAGGCGAGTACGAGGGAAATCGCTCCATACTGTTCAACGAGTCGATGAATGACATTGTCCTTGATCGCCGATCGTCCGTTGTTCGTCGGACCGCTGTCGGCATGAACGAGGACATTGTGCCCACGGTCAGAAATTAGGTAGCAATTTCTCGGCATTTCTAAGTCGCAAGGGTCTTCTCCATAGAACGGGACCGAGACGACTGCGCCACCTTCAAATGCCCAACTTTCGCCATGGGCCAGCTCGACGACTTGATCAAACCCCAATTCTGTGAGTAGGGCTCGATAATCAAAGTACAACTGTTTTCGGTTTCGTCGACTGGGAATAATGATTGGGGTGTCTTTAGGTAAATGGAGCAAGGTGCGAGGATCGACGTGATCGTCGTGATCGTGAGTGAGAAATACGGCGGCAGGCTTCGGTAACAGCCGACCCCAGAGCGACGGCAACGGTGATTCGGCAAACCAGGGCAGCAGCCATGGATCGAACAAGAAAAGAGACTCTCGTTGTCGATAGAGCAAGGCAGCATGTCCCAGATGGACTGTGTCCTGATCTTGGACGGCCTCGAACCAATGTCGATGGACCGAAGCTGAAGGCGAAGTGGCCAGGCACCCATACTGCTGCAGCGTTTCGAGTAATTTCATGAGCAGGCCTTGCGCGTCGCGAGGCATGGCGGCGACGGAGGATCGTAGCGCATCAGCCGTATGCGTGCCGTCGAGCAGGCCGAGCAACTTGCCCACAGATGGACCGAGGCGACGGTCATTGAAGCCCATTGGGAGCGCTTGACGGTTGACCGCATGGAAAATGCGAAGGCCACCATTGGTGACGGTTGCCGATTTGGTTGGATCGATCGGGTAATCCCAACGGAACGTCCCCTCTGGCCGTCGACCGCAGTGAATGTGCTGTTTAAGATAGAGACGCGCATTGACCAGTTCAGCGTAGGCATCTTCCAGCCGCTGTCTGCGATCAGGATCATCGAGCGGCGCCCGCTTTGAGAAGACATCGCTGATTGCCGTATCGATGGCACTTGCCATAAGGCTATGGGCCTCCTGGAGGCTGGCAACGACTTCAGGGGCGACGCCACCGATGAACGGGAATGGGCCAGGAGGCGCCGCACTCTCCAATTGGACCCAACACCAGGGGACGAGACTTACGTAGTGGTTGTGCGGGATAGCGGTCCACATCGGGCTTATGGGTTGGCGGCGAACCGTAGCGCGCTGATTGTCGGTTCATACAAGGCTTGGATTAGGTTGCCGTCGGGGTCGGAAAAATAGAATGAATAACTGCCGTCACGGTGCTGCTTCGGTTCCTTGGCGATGCGTCCGCCCATTGCCTCAATCCTGGGCGCGATGCTCTGATACATCTGATCGACTGCCTTTGGGTTCTCGCAGATCACTCCGAGATGATCAAGCAGTTGGGTCTTCGAGGGATCGTAGGAGGCTTGTTCGCTCTTGGAGATCTGATGAAGGGCCAAGTTGTCATTCCCAGAGCTGAAATACACATTGTCCGGATCCGGTTCCCATATAGGCCGAAAGCCGAGGAGCTCCTCATAAAATCGGCGCGAGCAAGGGAGGTCGATCACACGCAGTGCTAGGTGGCGAAGGCCTCGGTGGAGTGGTGTGGTCATGTCTGTACAACGAGTGAGTAGTCAAAGAGAAGTCTGTATAGTAGGGAGATAACTGCTAAGCCGTCAATGAAAAATCCGCTGAAACGGTTGTGCGCGACGGCTCTGGTACGATCACAATGCTCATGGCGTTCAAGGGAATGACAATAGCTGCGTTCGAAAGCCGGATGGCCACCGAGATCACCCGTCTGATCGAACGCTACGGCGGGCGGCCACTGGTTGCTCCGGTTCTGCGGGAAGTCCCGCTCCAAGACAATCCGGTCGTACACGAGTTCGGCGTACGGCTCCTGGCCGGCCGCGTCGACTTGCTGATTCTCCTGACCGGTGTGGGTACAACAACATTGGTCGATTTGCTCAAGACGCGCTTCTCCTGGTCATCAGTCATAACTGCTCTCCAACAGACGACCATCGTGGCACGTGGTCCCAAGTCGATTGCAGCTCTCAAAGCTATCGGTCTTCACGCGACGCTCACGGCGCCGGAGCCTAATACCTGGACAGAGGTGATTGCTGTGCTGGATCAACATCGGCCTGTGACAGGTCTGCGAGTTGCTGTGCAGGAATACGGAGTCTCTAACCCAGACCTCGTGCACGCATTGGAGCAACGAGGCGCGGACGTGTTTCCGGTTTCCATCTACAAATGGGCTCTCCCAGAAGACCTGAGTTCGATACGCTCTATGCTCGACCAGATCACAGCGGGGCGTGTTGGTGTGATTCTGATCACCAATGCGGCTCAGGTGGACCACGTCATGCATGTGTTGGCACAAAATGAGCAGCAGGAGGCTTTTCGTACGGCATTGAAGAAGATAGTCGTTGCCTCGATTGGTCCAACCGCAAGCGAACGGCTGCGGCACCACGACTGGCCGGTTGACTTTGAACCGTCGCACCCCAAGATGGGAATCTTGGTGAAAGAAGTGACAGGTCAGGTCGCGAGCATACTCAACAGAAAGCGATCAAGGTTTGCATAAGTATTCCAGCCAGATGCTGTGAGGTGTTCAGAACCTTGTCAGGGAATGTTTCCGTGTATCCCACGACCGGGTAGGTGGAGGTGTTACTGGATGTCTAGAGCCTGGGGTATAACCAACGTCCGGTTCTTGCCCCTCAACCGGGCACCGGGATCGCTCAGTGATTTGCCTCGCCTGGGACCCTTCCCGTTCGCATCCCAGGCGAGAGTCTCACAAGCTGTTGATTGTATTAATTTATTTATTCTGTTTTCTCGGGGGATGTTCATGCTAGGATTCAGCTGCTGCTTTCTTTACGCCATGGAGTCTCTCCTGGTGCGAAGGAACTGGGGGAGGTGATGTGGTGATCGCCTCCCCTTTCTTTTTCCGCCCGCTGCTTGCTTGTGGTGAGCTCAGCCTACCGGTCGTTCCGTCATCGTTTTCTGAACGCCTCATCGTATGGGTACCTCTGCTCGGTGGATCCGGTTGTATCTGAGCACCTTTGCCGATTCTATCCCGCTGGAGGGCTGGTCAATGATCCCGGATTCCGCAGTTGATTGGTTTTGATGTAGCGTAGGTGGCCAAATTCTCCTGTAGGGATAGGAGGTTTGGCATGCGCCCCCGTCAGGCTCTCGCGTCACCGCTCTATCCGAAGATTCGCTTCACATGTACGGACCATCCGATCACGGTCTGGGCCGGGGCGATTCTGCTTCGGCTGTACTTCGAGCTCATCGGGCTGCGCGCGACAATGACTCCGTGGCTCGTCCCGTTCACGAAGTCCTCCAACAATCAGATTCCTGCCGTGGACGTGTTCCTGGCCTGGTGGTATGGGCTTGCCTTGGGCGCCGAACGGTTCGAGCACATGACTCGGTATCGGCGCGATCCGTTGCTGTCCCGGCTGCTGGGGCTGCCGCGGTTTCCCTCCCCCGATACGGTACGGCGGTGCTTCGGGCGGTTCACCGATCGCCACACGACCGACGTGTCGGAGGCCCTGATGAGATTGTCGTTGCCGCGCCTGCGGCCGGCGCTGCTGGGCCATACGCTCGATCTGGATTCCCCCGTGTTCTGTCGCGATGGTACACGAGGGGAGTCGCATCGGACATAATCCGATCAAACATGGGCGGCCTTCCCATCACCCGTTGGTGGCGTGGTTGAGTGAACGGCGGCGGCTCTTGTGGGCGACCTTGCGGGCGGGAAATGCGGGGACGGCTAACGGCGTGCGAGAATTTCTCGCGCAAGCGTTGACGATGCTGCCGCCGGGGCATCAGATCGGCCTCGTGCGAGCGGACTCGGGGTTCTTTGTGACGGCATTCCTGGCGGGCTTGGACGCGCGGGAGTTGCCGTACATCATCGTGGCACGGCTCACCCCACTCGTGCGGAAACTGGTGCTCCATCGCATGCCAGAGGCCGACTGGCGATCGGTCGCCCGAGGGGTCGCCGTTGCCGACAGAATGGTCTCCTTGCCAGCGTGGCACGGGCAGGCGCGGCGGTTCGTCTGTTTACGCCAGACTCTGACAGAGCGGCCCGACGCCAGCGGACGGCGGCTGATCGAGTGTCCGGGCTACACCGATCGCGTCTTGGTCACCAGTGTGCCGTTTGCCGCCGAACTGGTCACCCGGATGTACGCGGGACGGGCAGACAGTGAGAATCGGATCAAGGAGCTGAAAGAGGATCTGAGCCTGGACACCTTCTGTCTCCAGTCGTTTGACGCCACCGATGCCGCCTTCCGAACGGGCTGCGTCCTCTACAACTTGCTGATGGGGTTTCGGGAGACGGTCCTGCCCGTGTGTTGGTTTGAACGGCGGCTGCGGGCGATACGGGATCTGGTCTTTCTGGTCGGAGCCGATCTGATTCCCCACGCTCGACGACTGCGGGTCCGATTCGCCGTGCCTCCAGAGGAGCGGGCCGAGTTTCTCGAACGGCTCCGGACGCTTTCGGAGGGGTTGCCGATTGCGGCGCAGTTGGAGTGGGAGCTGAGCGAAGCTGATGACGTGGATCAGGCTTCCACTCGCGCCCCGAATGCGACCGGACCCACCGTTAGGCCGGTGCGCCAGAGGGCCGGGGCGTCACCCTAACTCATCTCTACTGCGGAATCCGGGCTCAGTGGAAGCTCTCGTCGGTAGTTGTGAGTTCTGTCTGAGGCAAGTCTCTCAGACGCGTTGCCGAAGAAGTGTTCGTTCTGACAGCGACTCGTACGATGTGGTGCGGGGATGAGGAAGATCGAAGATGCGGAATGGTGAGGAGGCGACCTTGACGACGCCTCCTCATGGATCAACTGCTACTTTTTCTTCTTGGCCGGTTTCTTGGCCACCGCCTTTTTGGCCGGCTTCTTCGCTGCTTTCTTCGTTGCCATGAGCACTCCACCCCCTTTCGACTCTAAAAAATGGTGATTGTGTATGTGTGATATAGCAGAGTTTGTGCTGCGAGTAAAATTTTCTCTACACAATTTTGTTCCCGTCGCCTGAAATCGGGATCAATCTTGCCATGAGCTTCCCCGTTTTCTCATGGGATGGGATGTAAATTCACAGCCGCATAAAGCAAAAGCAAACTGAAGGCAGGTGCGACGGCCGGTCAGTTCTTGCACACCCTGATTCACATCATCAGCACCGCTGCGCCTTGAAAGCTCCCCGCTTTTAGTTCCTGCAGTGCGCGATTTGCTTCTTCAAGAGGAAAGCGGACCGTATGGGGTTTGATGGGAATGGCCGCGGCTTCGCGGAGTAGATCGATCCCGTCTTGCCTCGTATTGGCGGTTACGCTACGAATGACGCGCTCGCCGAACACATCTCGATCATAGTTTAGCGAAGGAATCGGCGACATGTGGATGCCGGCTAAGGCTAAGGTGCCTCCTCGGCCAAGGGCGCGTAATGCAGGAGGGACGAGCTCACCGGCTGGAGCAAAAATAATCGACCCATGCAGTTTATCGGGTGGCATCTCAGTTGCCCCGCCGACCCAGACCGCTCCCAATTGTCTGGCCAATTCTTGATGTTCTTGTTTGAGCGAACTGACATACACCTGACAGCCCCAATGGCGTGCGATCTGGATGGCGATGTGAGCCGATGCGCCGAAGCCATACAACCCGAGGCGCTGACCGGGCCTGATGTTGCTCAATCGTAAAGCTCGATAGCCGATGATTCCCGCACAGAGTAAGGGCGCGGCTTCATCATCTAAAAAGATCGATGGGATAGGGTAGGCGAATCGCGCGGGCACGACGGCATATTCGGCATACCCGCCGTTGACCTGATAGCCGGTGAACTTTGCGTTCAAACAGAGATTTTCCCGTTCACTCGTGCAGAACTCGCATTGCCCACATGTGCCTTGTAGCCACGCGATCCCTACGCGATCCCCTTCCTTGATCTCTGAAACCTCGGGGCCGACTTGTACCACCGTGCCGACAGCCTGATGCCCCGGGATCAGCGGCAGCGAAGGTTCAGGCAGTTCTCCTTCCACCACATGGAGATCTGTGCGACAGACGCCACAAACGTGGATCCTCACGAGGACCCGATAAGGTTGTGGCGTTGGAATGGGCAGATCTCGAAGGTGTAAGGGATGGCTGGAGACAGCGCCTGCCTTGTCGAGGACCATCGCCTTCATCGATGAACACCTTGCGTGGTGCGGCTGTTTCAGCGTGGCGCTTCTGTGGGCTACGAGGCGTTCTTAGCCTTAATGCACTCGATGTCCAAGTGGATGTGGACCTCATCTCCGACGACAAGCCCGCCGCTATCGAGGACTTTGTTCCACACCATGCCAAAATCCTTGCGGTTGAGGGTGCCATCGGCGCTGAAACCGGCTCTCGTGTTACCCCAGGGATCCTTGGTGACACCGTTGAACGTCGCACTGAGCGTGACCTGTTTGGTCACTCCGCGCAGGGTGAGGTCGCCGATGATTGTGTAGGTGCCCCCTTGCTTCTGGTACTGCGACATTTTGTACGTGATAGTTGGAAACTGTTCGACATCCAAGAAATCGGCATTGCGTAGATGCGCATCGCGTTTGTCATGATTGGTGTCGATGGATCCTGCTTTGATCGTGGCCTCGATCGACTTCAATGTCTTGGCGTCCGCCTCCATCTCAACGAATCCCTGGTAGTCGGTGAATCGCCCCGATGTTTTGGACACCACCATATGGGCGACGCGAAACTCGATCGCCGAGTGATCCCGATCGATGGTCCAGTGAGCTGTTTCGGCTCCGGCTGCGATGGGGAACAATGCGAGGAGACTCACCATCACCATGCCCGCTGTCCAACGCGATCTGAACCGCGTCTCTATGCGATGTGATTTCTGCATGACATCCTCCATTTGAGGGGTCGGCTCAGTGTTTTGGCGCGCTGATTGTTCGTCCAAGTTGCTGTGGTGTGCTGGTGCGGAAGTCTCCTACCCCTGATTGTGAACCAGTCTGCAATCGCACATGGATCTCGATGGGCTCGATTCCAACGCCTAGAGGGAAGGGTGGGAATGGCTGCGCATCGGCGATCGCCCGGATGCCGGCCTGATCAATCTCAGTGATGCCCGATCCATCGGCAATCTCCAGCAACTGAGCATGCCCGCCGGGATACAGCCGAAATTGCATGTGTACGGTGTGGGGGAATGAGGAGGCCGGCATGTGACCGGTGGCACGGGTCCAGCCTCGATTCAGAAGGTCACGGACCTGGTCCCAATAGCCTGGTGTTGGTTGCGTAGAACGAGACGGGATGAGGTCTTCCTCCACCACTTCCTCACTGACCAGAGGGATCGCACCAGGCAAAGGCTCGGCATGGCCGGCGGCTGGATCTATTTCACTTGGAGGGGCTATGGGAGGGTCTTGATGGGTTGTGAGCGACGCCTGGTCATCACCAGCGGGCGTGGTGTCACCCATTGTGAGATAGATAATTCGAGTCAGCACTCGTTCGAATTTTGTGTCGGTTGATCGGGCGAAGGTCACGTGGAGTCGAGAAACGTGTGGGGCTGGGGACAGTCGATCATGCGCGACGGGTACAAGGGTGGTCGTTGCGTTCATCACCAAAGCACTAGGCTCAGGCTTCAACGTGACGATCTGTGATTCAAAATGAGCCGATTCACAGATCGCCACAATCGGCATAGAGTCATGTGGAGTGCCACCGAGTGTGATCGACAGCTCAAGTGGTTGACCGATCTGGAGACTGCCTGAGCCGTTCGAACCCGTGATATCGAACGTCGCCCACTGTGGCTCGGCGGAAACGGCCTGCGGCGTGGCGGGACGAGGTTGTGATTGCACGCTCGCGCGAGCGGGAGCCTGATACAATGGGGTGCTCAACAATCCGACAACTACCATCAGGCGAGTGAGGACTGGGTAGACCATGTGCTTAGCATCCTACCCACATCGGGATCTCCGTGCAACGTGGTTCTTTTGCTGAAACAGTAGGGGCCAACGATTGAACCTGGTATAGAATGAATCCATGCAAGCCCTCGTCAAAACGACCGCCGGACCTGGCTTAACCCTGACTGAATGGGAGGATCCAACTCCTGGACCGCATGACGCCGTGGTGAAGGTGGCGGCGACCTCGTTATGTGGGACCGATGCCCATATCTATCGCTGGGATGACTGGGCAGAACGACGGGTGCACCCGCCCCGTATCATCGGCCATGAACTATGTG of Nitrospira sp. contains these proteins:
- a CDS encoding uroporphyrinogen-III synthase gives rise to the protein MAFKGMTIAAFESRMATEITRLIERYGGRPLVAPVLREVPLQDNPVVHEFGVRLLAGRVDLLILLTGVGTTTLVDLLKTRFSWSSVITALQQTTIVARGPKSIAALKAIGLHATLTAPEPNTWTEVIAVLDQHRPVTGLRVAVQEYGVSNPDLVHALEQRGADVFPVSIYKWALPEDLSSIRSMLDQITAGRVGVILITNAAQVDHVMHVLAQNEQQEAFRTALKKIVVASIGPTASERLRHHDWPVDFEPSHPKMGILVKEVTGQVASILNRKRSRFA
- a CDS encoding cation:proton antiporter, whose translation is MTDYGVLGNLLLIYTVSIAVVFLFHQFRLPSIAGFLVAGALAGPHGLNLISDIETVQVLAEIGIVLLLFTIGIEFSLKHLASLRRLLLIAAPIQVGGVIAIALAGGLLAGLPTPQAIFWGFLLSLSSTAIVLKALAASGDSDSPHGRATIGILVFQDLAVVPMILLTPILASPSDGTLSSVLFTLGKSILVVVCIVAGAWFAVPKLLEHIVRSRSRELFLLTVIVMCLGIAWLTSLGGLSLALGAFIAGLVISESEYSHQAIAEVLPFRDSFNSLFFVSIGILMDWRILLEYPMVVIGLLIFVLLVKFVTGAAAVLAVSMPPRSAVMTGIALAQVGEFSFILAQVGQDDNLLSGAPYQIFLAVSVCSMIITPFLMQLSPHIGRRVEAIQRLRHWFPRQTAAHVLETEGRHLRIKDHVIIVGYGLNGRNLARVLGETEVPYIALDLDGDTVRREAAHGLPLYYGDATNPNVLRHVKIENARVLVVAISDPFMARRAVQVARSLNPKIHIVVRTRYLRELEELHQLGADDVVPEEFETSIEIFALVLRTYNMPQDFVMRKAEQVRREGYALLRRSELPELAHHLRGGTLADVEVETCRIEEHSPAVGQTLLQLALRPKTGASIIALTRGGVTESNPSDKTKLFAGDIVVLLGSRDEIQRAMGFILASEPEGE
- a CDS encoding zinc-dependent alcohol dehydrogenase family protein, translated to MKAMVLDKAGAVSSHPLHLRDLPIPTPQPYRVLVRIHVCGVCRTDLHVVEGELPEPSLPLIPGHQAVGTVVQVGPEVSEIKEGDRVGIAWLQGTCGQCEFCTSERENLCLNAKFTGYQVNGGYAEYAVVPARFAYPIPSIFLDDEAAPLLCAGIIGYRALRLSNIRPGQRLGLYGFGASAHIAIQIARHWGCQVYVSSLKQEHQELARQLGAVWVGGATEMPPDKLHGSIIFAPAGELVPPALRALGRGGTLALAGIHMSPIPSLNYDRDVFGERVIRSVTANTRQDGIDLLREAAAIPIKPHTVRFPLEEANRALQELKAGSFQGAAVLMM
- a CDS encoding polyisoprenoid-binding protein, whose protein sequence is MVMVSLLALFPIAAGAETAHWTIDRDHSAIEFRVAHMVVSKTSGRFTDYQGFVEMEADAKTLKSIEATIKAGSIDTNHDKRDAHLRNADFLDVEQFPTITYKMSQYQKQGGTYTIIGDLTLRGVTKQVTLSATFNGVTKDPWGNTRAGFSADGTLNRKDFGMVWNKVLDSGGLVVGDEVHIHLDIECIKAKNAS
- a CDS encoding MBL fold metallo-hydrolase; the encoded protein is MASAIDTAISDVFSKRAPLDDPDRRQRLEDAYAELVNARLYLKQHIHCGRRPEGTFRWDYPIDPTKSATVTNGGLRIFHAVNRQALPMGFNDRRLGPSVGKLLGLLDGTHTADALRSSVAAMPRDAQGLLMKLLETLQQYGCLATSPSASVHRHWFEAVQDQDTVHLGHAALLYRQRESLFLFDPWLLPWFAESPLPSLWGRLLPKPAAVFLTHDHDDHVDPRTLLHLPKDTPIIIPSRRNRKQLYFDYRALLTELGFDQVVELAHGESWAFEGGAVVSVPFYGEDPCDLEMPRNCYLISDRGHNVLVHADSGPTNNGRSAIKDNVIHRLVEQYGAISLVLASQQQLLEIRSHAAHAPLSHPGTWLDVGENGYLTNAYLAELCAAAHARLFVSYATGGADWYPDHLSFMFSHRNPARTALLTSHWEDPQKLKGLLDSQECRYHRAHVLDLYRVTSQGEIHVISSADALAPINLYCLDHGHPPFMKHEKQH
- a CDS encoding VOC family protein, translating into MTTPLHRGLRHLALRVIDLPCSRRFYEELLGFRPIWEPDPDNVYFSSGNDNLALHQISKSEQASYDPSKTQLLDHLGVICENPKAVDQMYQSIAPRIEAMGGRIAKEPKQHRDGSYSFYFSDPDGNLIQALYEPTISALRFAANP
- a CDS encoding transposase; this encodes MVHEGSRIGHNPIKHGRPSHHPLVAWLSERRRLLWATLRAGNAGTANGVREFLAQALTMLPPGHQIGLVRADSGFFVTAFLAGLDARELPYIIVARLTPLVRKLVLHRMPEADWRSVARGVAVADRMVSLPAWHGQARRFVCLRQTLTERPDASGRRLIECPGYTDRVLVTSVPFAAELVTRMYAGRADSENRIKELKEDLSLDTFCLQSFDATDAAFRTGCVLYNLLMGFRETVLPVCWFERRLRAIRDLVFLVGADLIPHARRLRVRFAVPPEERAEFLERLRTLSEGLPIAAQLEWELSEADDVDQASTRAPNATGPTVRPVRQRAGASP
- a CDS encoding NAD-dependent epimerase; amino-acid sequence: MSNQQPTILVTGAAGFIGFHVATRLLDRGEHVIGLDNINDYYDVRLKEARLAQLTARERFSFVKLDLADRQGMRDLFADKTIRRVVHLAAQAGVRYSLVNPHAYTESNIEGFMNILEGCRHAGIDHLVYASSSSVYGGNTHMPFSIHDNVDHPVSLYAASKKANELMAHCYAHLYRLPCTGLRFFTVYGPWGRPDMALFIFTKAIVEGRPIDVFNQGKMQRDFTYVDDIVDGVIRTLDHPATANAAWSGEKPDPGTSSAPARIYNIGNHRPVELLHFIEVLEKALGKKADKRLLPLQPGDVPATYADIDDLTTDVGFKPTTPIEVGIPRFVQWYREFYRT